From the genome of Haloterrigena sp. KLK7, one region includes:
- a CDS encoding CbiX/SirB N-terminal domain-containing protein → MQALVIAAHGSHLNPDASDPTYAHADTVRETGAFDEVREAFWKEEPHFREVIRTLESDEVFVVPLFISEGYFTEQVIPRELRLEEWDPDKWDSDGTSASQVTLEAEDVGKTIHYCGPVGTHDAMTDVIVQRAESVTEDPNVGDGFGLAVVGHGTERNENSAKAIEYHTERIREMDRFDEAKALFMDEEPEVDDVTDYFETEDIVVVPLFIADGYHTQEDIPEDMGLTEDYRLGWEVPADVDGHRIWYAGAVGTEGLMADVILERAADAGADIGDAVAAVREELSLETGADLEPSAEPGD, encoded by the coding sequence ATGCAAGCGCTGGTCATCGCGGCGCACGGCTCGCACCTGAACCCCGACGCCTCGGACCCCACCTACGCCCACGCGGACACCGTCCGCGAGACGGGCGCGTTCGACGAGGTCCGCGAGGCGTTCTGGAAGGAGGAACCGCACTTCCGCGAGGTGATCCGGACCCTCGAGTCCGACGAAGTGTTCGTCGTCCCGCTCTTCATCAGCGAGGGCTACTTCACCGAGCAGGTCATCCCCCGAGAGCTCCGCCTCGAGGAGTGGGACCCCGACAAGTGGGACTCCGACGGAACGAGCGCCTCGCAGGTCACCCTCGAGGCCGAGGACGTCGGCAAGACGATCCACTACTGCGGTCCCGTCGGCACCCACGACGCGATGACGGACGTGATCGTCCAGCGCGCCGAGTCCGTCACCGAAGACCCGAACGTCGGCGACGGGTTCGGCCTCGCGGTCGTCGGCCACGGCACCGAGCGCAACGAGAACTCCGCGAAGGCCATCGAGTACCACACCGAGCGCATCCGCGAGATGGACCGGTTCGACGAGGCGAAGGCGCTGTTCATGGACGAGGAGCCCGAGGTCGACGACGTCACCGACTATTTCGAGACCGAGGACATCGTCGTCGTGCCGCTGTTCATCGCCGACGGCTATCACACCCAGGAGGACATCCCCGAGGACATGGGGCTGACCGAGGACTACCGCCTCGGCTGGGAGGTCCCGGCCGATGTCGACGGCCACCGGATCTGGTACGCCGGCGCCGTCGGCACGGAGGGGCTGATGGCCGACGTCATCTTAGAGCGCGCGGCCGACGCCGGCGCCGATATCGGCGACGCGGTGGCGGCCGTCCGCGAGGAACTCAGCCTCGAGACCGGGGCCGACCTCGAACCGAGCGCGGAGCCGGGTGACTGA
- a CDS encoding DR2241 family protein has product MTTAPNHVEALLEAVDDGGAVAFDGLRIERAEDGYALETPDEEWTGLDADDLADALEPLSDYVTNWRYWQRAVGGEGTARRAFLRWCERAPLADVDGDDGDAETGAHPSVDEPLSVPERYAALREGLDREWGQLCLTARLVDDADDDPAGERVYDLWHVDDADSDLTQLEVYDDPRDAREISTYDEDGRYRPLKTAPTLPSGWAFTGLSGGELVETVEFFYPATVANWHRELRGTLDVDHWSETAERQTGIYDVLDEMPREAVEWMAEACCVDSQCLRRREWEFDEDEALDVDGGDGPFPCREPCSLVVAAARKWTILESEDEHTYELELTTSEYNQLAELIDAVAEGRTDEIREADVNDGANRFRARYLRAKRFDEEGDLEARRVDD; this is encoded by the coding sequence GTGACGACGGCACCGAACCACGTCGAGGCGCTGCTCGAGGCGGTCGACGACGGCGGCGCAGTCGCCTTCGACGGCCTCCGGATCGAGCGCGCCGAGGACGGCTACGCGCTCGAGACGCCCGACGAGGAGTGGACCGGTCTCGACGCCGACGACCTCGCGGACGCCCTCGAGCCGCTTTCCGACTACGTCACGAACTGGCGCTACTGGCAGCGGGCCGTCGGCGGCGAGGGGACCGCCCGCCGGGCGTTCCTCCGGTGGTGCGAACGGGCGCCGCTCGCGGACGTCGACGGCGATGACGGTGACGCGGAGACCGGCGCTCACCCGTCGGTCGATGAACCGCTGTCCGTCCCCGAGCGCTACGCGGCCCTGCGTGAAGGGCTCGACCGCGAGTGGGGCCAGCTGTGTCTCACCGCCCGACTCGTCGACGACGCCGACGACGATCCCGCCGGCGAGCGCGTCTACGACCTGTGGCACGTCGACGACGCCGACAGCGACCTCACCCAGCTCGAGGTCTACGACGACCCGCGCGACGCCCGCGAGATCTCGACCTACGACGAGGACGGTCGCTATCGGCCGCTGAAGACGGCACCGACGCTCCCCTCGGGATGGGCCTTCACCGGTCTCTCCGGCGGAGAGCTCGTCGAGACGGTCGAGTTCTTCTATCCTGCGACGGTCGCCAACTGGCACCGCGAACTGCGAGGGACGCTGGACGTCGACCACTGGAGCGAGACCGCCGAGCGCCAGACGGGCATCTACGACGTCTTAGACGAGATGCCCCGCGAGGCCGTCGAGTGGATGGCCGAGGCCTGCTGCGTCGACTCGCAGTGTCTGCGCCGACGCGAGTGGGAGTTCGACGAGGACGAGGCGCTCGACGTCGACGGCGGCGACGGACCGTTCCCCTGCCGGGAGCCCTGTTCGCTGGTCGTCGCCGCCGCCCGCAAGTGGACCATCCTCGAGTCCGAGGACGAACACACCTACGAACTCGAGTTGACCACCAGCGAGTACAACCAGCTCGCGGAGCTGATCGACGCCGTCGCCGAGGGACGGACCGACGAGATCCGCGAGGCCGACGTCAACGACGGCGCGAACCGCTTCCGGGCGCGCTACCTGCGGGCCAAGCGGTTCGACGAGGAGGGTGACCTCGAGGCGCGACGGGTCGACGACTGA
- a CDS encoding phosphatase PAP2 family protein encodes MLAEVLTQVAIVVGLVLPIAAGVFIGRERLSRTVSEFRPRLRRSAPVLVVLGAVLLFNRYMRQNETNLGFYMTGTIRSIEGEFVLIFQDIATPLLNEYFTASYIYGYTFLLLFPPVAYFALSDTTMFRRLLTAYSLNYALGVVLYVLVIAYGPRNILPEFVSETMLYDNNPKYQYLTGEVNRNTNVFPSLHTSLSATVGIFAYYTREEYPKWFPVAVLIAVSVIISTMYLAIHWATDVFFGLLLAVVCVTLANMLVGRWSLADLRDRLNEDSLDAISDRLGR; translated from the coding sequence ATGTTAGCCGAGGTACTGACGCAAGTGGCGATCGTCGTCGGGCTCGTCCTCCCGATTGCGGCCGGAGTATTCATCGGCCGCGAGCGACTGTCACGGACGGTCTCGGAGTTTCGCCCGCGGCTTCGGAGGTCGGCGCCGGTCCTCGTCGTCCTCGGGGCCGTGTTGCTGTTCAACCGGTATATGCGGCAAAACGAGACGAATCTCGGCTTCTATATGACCGGGACGATCCGCTCGATCGAGGGCGAGTTCGTCCTGATCTTCCAGGACATCGCCACGCCGCTGCTCAACGAGTACTTCACGGCGAGCTACATCTACGGCTACACGTTCCTGCTGCTCTTCCCGCCGGTGGCGTACTTCGCGCTCTCGGATACCACGATGTTCCGCCGGCTGCTGACGGCCTACTCGTTGAACTACGCGCTCGGCGTCGTCCTGTACGTGCTGGTCATCGCGTACGGGCCGCGGAACATCCTCCCCGAGTTCGTCTCCGAGACGATGCTGTACGACAACAATCCGAAGTACCAGTACCTCACCGGGGAGGTCAACCGCAACACCAACGTCTTCCCGTCGCTGCACACCTCGCTCTCCGCGACGGTCGGCATCTTCGCCTACTACACGCGCGAGGAGTATCCGAAGTGGTTCCCCGTCGCCGTCCTCATCGCGGTCAGCGTCATCATCTCGACGATGTACCTGGCGATCCACTGGGCGACCGACGTCTTCTTCGGGTTGCTCCTCGCGGTGGTCTGTGTCACCCTCGCTAACATGCTCGTCGGCCGCTGGTCGCTGGCGGACCTCCGCGACCGCCTGAACGAGGACTCGCTGGACGCGATCTCCGACCGGTTGGGACGCTGA
- a CDS encoding adenylosuccinate synthase, with protein sequence MTVTIVGSQLGDEGKGGVVDVYGDPADVVARYQGGDNAGHTVVHDGEEYKLSLVPSGAVRGKVGVLGNGCVVNLRTLFDELNTLREKGLDPDVRIAERAHAILPFHRVLDGLEEDVKSESDQEVGTTGRGIGPTYEDKAGRRGVRIGDLLDPDVLRERLEYVVPQKRALVEEVYDIDVDDLDDPDAFDVDALFEEFRDFGRRLEEENMTVNAGAFLSDAIADGQNVMFEGAQGTLIDIDHGNYPYVTSSNPTAGGAATGTGLGPGVVGDGEIIGIVKAYLTRVGSGPLPTELGGVVGDTPGYDEETEGRNEDLATYIRDEGGEYGTVTGRPRRVGWLDLPMLRHSTRANGFTGLAVNHIDVLAGLDEVQVGHAYELDGEEVRTIPSTTEEWGRCEAKFESFDGWPEVDWSEVADEGYDAIPENAQTYLEYISDELDVPIYAVGVGPGREETVVVEDPYE encoded by the coding sequence ATGACCGTCACTATCGTCGGGTCGCAACTCGGCGACGAAGGCAAGGGCGGAGTCGTCGACGTCTACGGCGACCCCGCTGACGTCGTCGCCCGGTATCAGGGCGGCGACAACGCAGGCCACACCGTCGTTCACGACGGTGAGGAGTACAAGCTATCGCTCGTGCCGTCGGGCGCCGTCCGGGGCAAGGTCGGCGTCCTCGGCAACGGCTGCGTCGTCAATCTGCGAACGCTGTTCGACGAACTGAACACGCTTCGAGAGAAGGGGCTCGATCCCGACGTCCGCATCGCGGAGCGCGCCCACGCCATCCTGCCGTTCCACCGCGTCCTCGACGGCCTCGAGGAGGACGTGAAGAGCGAGTCCGACCAGGAGGTCGGGACGACCGGTCGCGGCATCGGACCGACCTACGAGGACAAGGCCGGGCGCCGCGGCGTCCGTATCGGGGACCTGCTGGACCCCGACGTGCTCCGCGAGCGACTCGAGTACGTCGTCCCGCAGAAGCGCGCGCTCGTCGAGGAGGTCTACGACATCGACGTCGACGACCTCGACGACCCCGACGCGTTCGACGTGGACGCACTCTTCGAGGAGTTCCGCGACTTCGGCCGCCGCCTCGAGGAGGAGAACATGACCGTCAACGCCGGCGCGTTCCTCTCGGACGCCATCGCCGACGGACAGAACGTCATGTTCGAGGGCGCACAGGGGACGCTCATCGACATCGACCACGGCAACTACCCGTACGTCACGTCGTCGAACCCGACGGCGGGCGGCGCCGCGACGGGGACGGGACTCGGTCCCGGCGTCGTCGGCGACGGGGAGATTATCGGAATCGTCAAGGCCTACCTCACGCGCGTCGGGAGCGGTCCGCTGCCGACCGAACTCGGCGGCGTCGTCGGTGACACGCCCGGCTACGACGAGGAGACCGAGGGCCGAAACGAGGACCTCGCGACGTACATCCGCGACGAGGGCGGCGAGTACGGAACCGTCACCGGCCGTCCCCGCCGCGTCGGCTGGCTCGACCTCCCGATGCTCCGCCACTCTACCCGCGCGAACGGCTTCACCGGTCTCGCGGTCAACCACATCGACGTGCTCGCGGGGCTCGACGAGGTTCAGGTCGGCCACGCCTACGAACTCGACGGCGAGGAGGTCCGGACGATCCCCTCGACGACCGAGGAGTGGGGTCGGTGCGAGGCGAAATTCGAGTCCTTCGACGGCTGGCCCGAGGTCGACTGGAGCGAGGTCGCCGACGAGGGATACGACGCCATCCCCGAGAACGCCCAGACCTACCTCGAGTACATCAGCGACGAACTCGACGTCCCCATCTACGCCGTCGGCGTCGGTCCCGGCCGCGAGGAGACCGTCGTCGTCGAGGACCCCTACGAGTAG
- a CDS encoding BsuPI-related putative proteinase inhibitor, which produces MTLEGTLEADVSTGDDGSRPDAVAFAFTVTNAGSVPVELQFSDMCKAEFVVRDGDREVWRFTEGRMFAQMLSRDALAPAESSTYQAEWERPRAGEYTVTAELRAREASCEARTSIVVPE; this is translated from the coding sequence ATGACACTCGAGGGGACGCTCGAAGCGGACGTATCGACGGGCGACGACGGCTCGAGACCGGACGCCGTCGCGTTCGCGTTCACCGTCACCAACGCGGGCTCCGTGCCTGTCGAACTGCAGTTCTCAGACATGTGCAAGGCGGAGTTCGTCGTTCGCGACGGCGACCGGGAGGTGTGGCGCTTTACTGAGGGGCGGATGTTCGCCCAGATGCTCAGTCGGGACGCGCTCGCGCCCGCCGAGTCGTCGACCTACCAGGCCGAGTGGGAGCGGCCGCGGGCGGGCGAGTACACCGTCACCGCCGAGCTGCGAGCGCGAGAGGCCTCCTGCGAGGCGCGAACGTCGATCGTCGTCCCGGAGTGA
- a CDS encoding transcriptional regulator, which yields MEPRTQERVERWDSRPFSGGYDGLSDLADADFSGAVAAAGTWLFMLNGRVVGVVDGAIEDFEAASGTRYEAPDPALPLLCTMEEHGGETRAKYYTNETPLREVDETLQSGSFTGYVELSENVLSGDYYAVYYGGRRMAAAYIGNADRLLTGDEAFERAADEVGIYEVRDVEIEVTDVPGTGADSSDAGGTTDTAADGSSPATEPDPATADGTRAEPSTDPTESAIDSIDITESKSDSGSAETEIEADGTASAPLEDVAIGDASIDDIATDAADGEASTDPSGITATDEGTLDSDPASNGITDAEPTEAAESVGAVDDRSTAEPADAGVGEEQTDATELVHSERTDSTDATDSGDEPDPVDAATAADPVGSTERPAAEPDRPSSDDRTQPSATEARGETVEYDERTSTSDDESETDTDSEAGSTAGSGPDLAEVEAAAQQLEQNDISWTEEDVAESAADGDSAAADAGATADAPTAADTAEPATSGPEPTGATAAATSESEPDGSEATDERFDQEAQWRETRSIPSIDPDNSQSADSSRASGRSETTQQARTRREAEADTDRNGQRRQASGESTRQQSTRRQRETDAARQRRPQRAERSDAAGAGSGSDAGPASGEPSGAGASDDRVAELEARVETLEEQRDELVAAAEELEAERDRLQSENEELSSTIDRLRSRIEELEAELERAREADAGDAESTPSASTQLSPDRALAETNLFVRYASKSQPTLESAHGGESDRSDVAANLRLEHHTGFDAADAAVDGRPYEEFLAGTMEHRFVDWLTDTVLFEIRDTGNADGLGDLYDAIPQIDRAELDATISLRDDETEDVPDQVRFDVVAFDKMGNPLLVANLNDSREPATQDMLEEMEEAASAVKANYPDLAAAVVVTSSYFEPGALEVAERATSGGLLSRGSKLSYVNLSRKQGYHLCLVESRSEGFHVNVPEL from the coding sequence ATGGAACCGCGCACGCAAGAGCGCGTCGAACGATGGGATTCCCGCCCGTTCAGTGGCGGCTACGACGGTCTCTCCGATCTCGCTGACGCCGACTTCTCCGGAGCCGTCGCCGCCGCCGGGACGTGGCTGTTCATGCTAAACGGCCGCGTCGTCGGGGTCGTCGATGGCGCTATCGAGGACTTCGAGGCCGCGTCGGGCACCCGCTACGAGGCACCGGATCCCGCGCTCCCGCTGCTCTGTACGATGGAAGAGCACGGCGGCGAGACGCGAGCGAAGTATTACACCAACGAGACGCCGCTCCGGGAGGTCGACGAGACCCTCCAGAGCGGCTCGTTTACGGGCTACGTGGAACTGAGCGAGAACGTCCTCAGCGGCGACTACTACGCCGTCTACTACGGCGGTCGCCGGATGGCGGCCGCCTACATCGGGAACGCCGACCGCCTCCTCACCGGCGACGAGGCGTTCGAACGGGCCGCCGACGAGGTCGGGATCTACGAGGTCCGCGACGTCGAGATCGAGGTGACCGACGTTCCGGGGACGGGAGCCGACTCGAGCGACGCCGGCGGCACGACCGACACCGCCGCCGACGGCTCGAGTCCCGCGACGGAACCGGACCCCGCCACCGCGGACGGGACGCGGGCCGAGCCGAGCACCGATCCGACCGAATCGGCTATCGACTCGATCGATATCACGGAGTCGAAGTCGGATTCCGGCTCCGCCGAGACGGAGATCGAGGCTGACGGAACCGCGAGCGCACCGCTCGAGGACGTCGCGATCGGCGACGCGTCGATCGACGACATCGCGACGGACGCGGCCGACGGCGAGGCGTCGACCGACCCGTCCGGTATCACCGCGACCGACGAGGGAACGCTCGACTCGGATCCGGCCTCGAACGGGATCACCGACGCGGAGCCGACCGAGGCGGCCGAGTCGGTCGGTGCCGTCGACGATCGATCGACCGCGGAGCCAGCGGACGCGGGCGTCGGCGAGGAGCAGACGGACGCGACTGAGCTGGTCCACTCGGAGCGAACCGATTCGACCGATGCGACCGATTCGGGTGACGAACCCGATCCGGTCGACGCGGCCACTGCAGCCGATCCGGTCGGGTCGACGGAGCGACCGGCCGCCGAGCCGGACCGGCCGTCGTCGGACGATCGCACCCAGCCGTCGGCGACCGAAGCTCGAGGCGAGACCGTCGAATACGACGAGCGGACGTCGACGTCCGACGACGAGTCAGAGACCGATACCGACTCCGAGGCGGGGAGCACCGCCGGCTCCGGACCCGACCTCGCCGAGGTCGAAGCCGCCGCACAGCAACTCGAGCAGAACGACATCTCCTGGACCGAAGAGGACGTCGCGGAGTCCGCTGCCGACGGCGACTCGGCGGCGGCCGACGCCGGAGCGACGGCGGACGCACCGACGGCGGCGGATACGGCCGAACCCGCGACTTCGGGCCCGGAGCCGACGGGAGCGACGGCGGCAGCGACCTCGGAATCGGAACCCGACGGCTCGGAAGCGACCGACGAACGGTTCGACCAGGAAGCGCAGTGGCGCGAGACGCGCAGCATCCCGTCGATCGATCCGGACAACAGCCAGTCCGCCGACTCGAGTCGGGCGTCCGGTCGTTCCGAGACGACCCAACAGGCGCGCACGCGCCGCGAAGCGGAGGCCGACACGGACCGGAACGGACAGCGGCGACAGGCGTCCGGAGAGTCGACGCGACAACAGTCGACCCGTCGGCAGCGAGAGACCGACGCTGCCCGGCAACGCCGGCCGCAGCGGGCGGAGCGATCCGACGCCGCCGGCGCCGGGTCCGGCAGCGACGCCGGACCGGCGTCCGGCGAACCGAGCGGCGCCGGCGCCAGTGACGACCGAGTGGCCGAACTCGAGGCGCGCGTCGAGACGCTCGAGGAGCAACGGGACGAACTCGTCGCCGCGGCCGAGGAACTCGAGGCCGAACGCGACCGGCTGCAGTCGGAAAACGAGGAGCTCTCCTCGACGATCGATCGGCTCCGATCGCGGATCGAGGAACTCGAGGCCGAACTGGAGCGGGCCCGCGAGGCCGACGCCGGCGACGCCGAATCGACGCCGTCGGCGAGCACGCAGCTCTCGCCCGACCGAGCGCTGGCCGAGACGAACCTCTTCGTCCGATACGCCTCGAAGAGCCAGCCGACCCTCGAGTCGGCCCACGGCGGCGAGAGCGACCGTTCGGACGTCGCCGCGAACCTGCGACTCGAGCATCACACCGGGTTCGACGCGGCCGACGCCGCCGTCGACGGCCGGCCCTACGAGGAGTTCCTGGCCGGGACGATGGAACACCGGTTCGTCGACTGGCTCACCGACACGGTCCTCTTCGAGATCCGCGACACCGGCAACGCCGACGGACTGGGCGACCTCTACGACGCGATCCCGCAGATCGACCGCGCCGAACTGGACGCGACGATCTCGCTGCGGGACGACGAGACCGAGGACGTCCCCGATCAGGTCCGCTTCGACGTCGTCGCCTTCGACAAGATGGGGAATCCGCTGCTGGTCGCGAACCTGAACGACTCGCGCGAGCCCGCGACCCAGGACATGCTCGAGGAGATGGAGGAGGCCGCTTCGGCGGTCAAGGCGAACTATCCGGACCTGGCGGCGGCGGTCGTCGTCACCTCGAGCTACTTCGAGCCCGGTGCGCTCGAGGTAGCCGAGCGGGCGACCAGCGGGGGCCTGCTGAGCCGCGGCTCGAAGCTGAGCTACGTCAACCTCTCGCGGAAACAGGGGTATCACCTCTGTCTGGTGGAGTCCCGTTCCGAAGGATTCCACGTGAACGTTCCCGAGCTATAG
- a CDS encoding DUF2797 domain-containing protein: MQLVGYEPSGRGSMLLVSDGDAVEGRSLEAGTDLAYALGDRHCAGTIDEEGDHVACDRPRAPYCEFHTSTWVCARCTGTCLKDEMDCYEEHAVYIAAFAPDTFKVGVTKSRRLETRLREQGADRAAHVHTVSNGRIARELEADIAERLVDRVRTPTKVASLAATVDDAAWEGVLDEFDVIQRFEFDYGLGLETQPVRETIASGTVVGVKGRLLVLETGGTTYAVDMRDLVGHDMTVGGTSRNLQSSLGSFD; encoded by the coding sequence GTGCAACTGGTCGGCTACGAACCGAGCGGCCGCGGATCGATGCTGCTGGTGAGCGACGGCGACGCCGTCGAGGGACGGTCGCTCGAGGCCGGCACCGACCTCGCCTACGCGCTCGGCGACCGCCACTGCGCCGGGACGATCGACGAGGAGGGCGACCACGTCGCCTGCGACCGTCCGCGGGCACCGTACTGCGAATTTCACACGAGCACGTGGGTCTGCGCCCGCTGTACGGGCACCTGTCTGAAGGACGAGATGGACTGTTACGAGGAGCACGCCGTCTATATCGCCGCCTTCGCGCCGGACACGTTCAAGGTCGGCGTCACGAAGTCCAGACGGCTCGAGACCCGTCTCCGGGAGCAGGGCGCCGACCGGGCGGCCCACGTCCACACCGTCTCGAACGGCCGGATCGCCCGCGAGCTCGAGGCCGACATCGCCGAGCGGCTGGTCGATCGCGTTCGGACGCCGACGAAGGTGGCCTCGCTGGCCGCGACTGTCGACGACGCGGCGTGGGAGGGCGTGCTGGACGAGTTCGACGTCATCCAGCGGTTCGAGTTCGATTACGGACTGGGCCTCGAGACCCAACCAGTTCGCGAGACGATCGCCTCCGGCACCGTCGTCGGCGTGAAGGGGCGACTACTGGTACTCGAGACCGGCGGGACGACCTACGCCGTCGACATGCGCGATCTGGTGGGCCACGATATGACGGTCGGGGGGACGAGTCGGAACCTGCAGTCCTCGCTCGGCTCGTTCGACTAG
- a CDS encoding alkaline phosphatase D family protein, which produces MTDTHADMRAETATDNRRTFLQTIGLAATATGLVGTAAGESDSDESTTDGSDADLVSISHGVAVGDVTATTAVVWARAADEATIHVAYSPDQSFDRVGYDRTTVDAETDNTGQLRLEGLESNTRYRYHVWATAGETAYRLQDDRRGDSKGRGPKRSDRDDDHPGKGRGPRKRPGEGDRDDGGSIDDAIPEAVESGTFVTAPAPDDEAAVSFAWSGDTWGYGDDPVEPPFPGLETIAERDPDFFLYHGDTIYADALTPAGKITEDTPIDEALEIYRGKYKEMRDPPSEVAERTNLLELLETTSVYTVWDDHEVINNFAGPIEPLMPEGRRAFREYWPLDRDDDAEPGESNRFYDSFRWGKHVELFVLDTRQYRDPNVDLDSKTLLGREQLEWLKGALADSDATWKLLASPAPLGYPSDSWATEADRTGYEAELLEVVEHVQTEPISNLVVVAGDVHKSVVSAYDPDDDGEFEFFEAVAGPLGAPAGEPDDLYPALNPTEFFAKGEYRNFATVDVDESGETLTIGVYDEHGTEQFEKTIRTDDIDAAADPERPDRIESAFDDDAEGWLVSQNGGSNRPVYYGSGGNSGGHIGDAENQGGVAWYYQAPFEYLGDREAFYGGTLSFDLRQEPTDRQFDAEPVEGGDVLLQSGDLKLVYEFRGVDDNPGEEWTSYEVPLSADATWIDVTSSEPLATEERFREVLADLEVLRIRGEYRSGDDTSYLDNVVLTK; this is translated from the coding sequence ATGACGGACACACACGCTGATATGCGGGCCGAAACGGCGACGGACAATCGACGGACGTTTCTGCAGACGATCGGGCTGGCGGCGACCGCGACCGGACTGGTGGGAACCGCGGCGGGGGAATCGGATTCGGACGAATCGACGACCGACGGAAGCGACGCGGACCTCGTATCGATCTCGCACGGCGTCGCGGTCGGCGACGTCACCGCCACGACGGCGGTCGTCTGGGCGCGAGCGGCCGACGAGGCGACGATCCACGTCGCGTACAGTCCCGATCAGTCGTTCGACCGCGTCGGATACGATCGGACGACCGTCGACGCCGAGACCGACAACACCGGCCAGCTCCGACTCGAGGGACTCGAGTCGAACACCCGCTACCGGTATCACGTCTGGGCCACGGCGGGGGAGACCGCCTACCGGCTGCAGGACGATCGGCGGGGCGACTCGAAGGGACGCGGACCGAAACGGTCCGATCGGGACGACGACCACCCCGGGAAGGGCCGCGGGCCGCGGAAGCGACCGGGCGAGGGCGATCGCGACGACGGCGGTTCGATCGACGACGCGATCCCCGAGGCGGTCGAGAGCGGAACGTTCGTCACGGCGCCGGCGCCCGACGACGAGGCGGCCGTCTCCTTCGCCTGGAGCGGCGACACGTGGGGGTACGGTGACGATCCCGTCGAACCGCCGTTTCCGGGCCTCGAGACGATCGCCGAGCGCGATCCGGACTTCTTCCTCTACCACGGTGACACGATCTACGCCGACGCGCTGACGCCGGCCGGCAAGATCACCGAGGACACCCCGATCGACGAGGCCCTCGAGATCTACCGCGGGAAGTACAAGGAGATGCGCGATCCGCCGTCCGAGGTCGCCGAGCGAACCAATTTGCTGGAACTGCTCGAGACCACGTCGGTGTACACCGTCTGGGACGACCACGAGGTCATCAACAACTTCGCGGGACCGATCGAGCCGCTGATGCCCGAGGGCCGGCGGGCCTTCCGCGAGTACTGGCCGCTCGACCGCGACGACGACGCCGAACCCGGCGAGTCGAACCGGTTCTACGACTCCTTCCGCTGGGGGAAACACGTCGAGCTGTTCGTCCTCGACACGCGCCAGTACCGCGACCCGAACGTCGACCTCGACTCGAAGACGCTGCTCGGGCGGGAGCAACTCGAGTGGCTGAAGGGAGCGCTCGCCGACTCCGACGCGACGTGGAAGCTCCTCGCCTCGCCGGCGCCGCTGGGCTACCCCTCCGACTCGTGGGCGACCGAGGCGGATCGGACCGGCTACGAGGCCGAACTGCTCGAGGTCGTCGAACACGTCCAGACGGAGCCGATCTCGAACCTGGTCGTCGTCGCGGGCGACGTCCACAAGTCGGTCGTGAGCGCGTACGACCCGGACGACGACGGCGAGTTCGAGTTCTTCGAGGCCGTCGCCGGTCCGCTGGGTGCACCCGCGGGCGAACCCGACGACCTCTACCCGGCGCTCAACCCGACGGAGTTCTTCGCGAAGGGCGAGTACCGGAACTTCGCCACCGTCGACGTCGACGAGTCGGGCGAGACGCTGACGATCGGCGTCTACGACGAGCACGGGACCGAGCAGTTCGAGAAGACGATTCGCACGGACGATATCGACGCCGCGGCGGATCCCGAGCGACCGGACCGCATCGAGAGCGCCTTCGACGATGACGCCGAGGGGTGGCTCGTCTCCCAGAACGGCGGGAGCAACCGACCGGTCTACTACGGGAGCGGCGGCAACTCCGGCGGCCACATCGGCGACGCGGAGAACCAGGGCGGCGTCGCCTGGTACTATCAGGCGCCGTTCGAGTACCTCGGCGATCGCGAAGCGTTCTACGGCGGGACGCTCTCGTTCGACCTCCGACAGGAGCCGACCGACCGGCAGTTCGACGCCGAGCCCGTCGAGGGCGGCGACGTCCTGCTGCAGAGCGGCGACCTGAAACTCGTCTACGAGTTCCGCGGCGTCGACGACAACCCCGGCGAGGAGTGGACGTCCTACGAGGTGCCGCTGTCGGCCGACGCGACGTGGATCGACGTGACGAGTTCGGAGCCGCTGGCCACCGAGGAGCGGTTCCGCGAGGTCCTCGCCGACCTCGAGGTGCTTCGCATCCGCGGCGAGTACCGCTCCGGCGACGACACCAGTTACCTCGACAACGTCGTCCTGACGAAGTAG
- a CDS encoding methytransferase partner Trm112, translating to MQESLLEILCCPLDKHDLELEDADRDDDDDEIIGGDLVCTECGERYPIEDGIPNLLPPDMREETPA from the coding sequence ATGCAAGAGTCGTTGCTGGAGATCCTCTGTTGTCCGCTGGACAAGCACGATCTGGAACTCGAGGACGCCGACCGCGACGATGACGACGACGAGATCATCGGCGGCGACCTCGTCTGTACCGAGTGTGGCGAGCGCTATCCGATCGAAGACGGCATTCCGAACCTGCTGCCGCCGGACATGCGCGAAGAGACGCCGGCCTGA